From a region of the Corallococcus coralloides DSM 2259 genome:
- a CDS encoding 50S ribosomal protein L11 methyltransferase, with amino-acid sequence MDRPRRPTTSPFEFPPGAAFTWHSESDEPAPTRLSPVDDGLSADTALKRVRRGEFLRYTGDFHNAKQLLGALGRRLERPWQARTPLEAFRAERRARQQEHATLSRIVVALDRGYRLDLARAPDVAEACRQVWGEPTEDFTVVPLKQLLGMLGAAEWRRKGLAVPGLKGLIHPHYGVYLPTRTDYVELLAAVPDVNGQRVFDVGTGTGVLSFLLLQQGAAFVQATDCDSRAVACARENAERLGLSQRFQVTEGDLFPEGKADLVVCNPPWIPEPPKNRVDRAVFDEDSQFLRRFLEGLPAALNPGGEGLLILSDLAVLLGLRPPGWLEEQFERCGLTVVWKESTPARHSKAKDKADPLHAARSREITTLYGLVPTTRRE; translated from the coding sequence ATGGATCGCCCCCGCCGCCCCACCACCTCTCCTTTCGAGTTTCCGCCCGGCGCCGCGTTCACCTGGCACTCGGAGAGTGACGAGCCCGCGCCCACGCGCCTGTCGCCCGTGGACGACGGGCTCAGCGCCGACACCGCGCTCAAGCGCGTCCGCCGGGGCGAGTTCCTGCGCTACACCGGCGACTTCCACAATGCGAAGCAGCTGCTGGGCGCGCTGGGCCGGCGGCTCGAACGGCCCTGGCAGGCCCGCACACCGCTGGAGGCGTTCCGGGCCGAACGCCGCGCGCGGCAGCAGGAGCACGCGACGCTGTCGCGCATCGTCGTCGCGCTGGACCGCGGCTACCGCCTGGACCTCGCGCGCGCGCCGGACGTCGCGGAGGCGTGCCGGCAGGTCTGGGGCGAGCCCACGGAGGACTTCACCGTCGTGCCGCTCAAGCAGCTGCTCGGCATGCTCGGGGCCGCGGAGTGGCGGCGCAAGGGCCTGGCGGTCCCGGGGCTGAAGGGGCTGATCCATCCGCACTACGGCGTCTACCTGCCCACGCGCACGGACTACGTGGAGCTGCTGGCGGCGGTACCGGATGTGAACGGCCAACGCGTGTTCGACGTGGGCACCGGCACTGGCGTGCTCTCCTTCCTGCTCCTACAGCAGGGAGCGGCGTTCGTGCAGGCCACGGACTGCGACTCCCGCGCGGTGGCGTGCGCACGGGAGAACGCGGAGCGGCTCGGGCTCTCCCAGCGCTTCCAGGTGACGGAGGGGGACCTGTTTCCGGAAGGAAAGGCGGACCTCGTCGTCTGCAACCCGCCGTGGATCCCCGAGCCCCCCAAGAACCGGGTGGACCGCGCGGTGTTCGACGAGGACAGCCAGTTCCTGCGCCGCTTCCTCGAAGGGCTCCCCGCCGCGCTGAACCCGGGGGGAGAGGGCTTGCTCATCCTTTCGGACCTGGCGGTGCTGCTGGGCCTGCGTCCGCCCGGGTGGCTCGAGGAGCAGTTCGAGCGCTGCGGCCTGACGGTGGTGTGGAAGGAGTCCACCCCGGCACGGCACTCCAAGGCGAAGGACAAGGCGGACCCCCTGCACGCCGCGCGCTCCCGGGAGATCACCACCCTCTACGGGCTCGTGCCCACCACCCGAAGGGAATAG
- a CDS encoding endonuclease V, with protein sequence MAPVTRATFVTFVGVTAPAVPATPSRHTACNTTARLIIWTPPAGKFAFKAKTLNQEITNLELRAPVSGGSAVAWRTPEEIRMLACVDVDYRPDVTVAACVLFRGWTDSTEAAHLVDRGPIAAPYEPGQFYRRELPHLLRVLADVQEPLEAIVVDGYVWLGEGVPGLGAHLYEALCRSVPVIGVAKTPYVTTGSALPIVRGQSLRPLLITAIGMETATAAEHIRRMHGSSRLPTMLKFVDRLCRES encoded by the coding sequence GTGGCGCCCGTCACCCGCGCCACCTTCGTCACGTTCGTGGGCGTCACCGCTCCGGCCGTCCCCGCGACTCCCAGCAGACACACCGCCTGCAACACCACCGCGCGCCTCATCATCTGGACTCCTCCGGCAGGAAAATTCGCATTCAAAGCAAAGACCTTAAATCAGGAAATAACCAACCTTGAGTTGAGGGCTCCAGTGTCTGGTGGATCAGCGGTAGCGTGGAGGACGCCCGAGGAGATCCGGATGCTCGCCTGTGTGGACGTGGACTACCGCCCCGATGTCACCGTGGCCGCGTGTGTCCTCTTCCGTGGGTGGACGGACTCCACGGAGGCCGCGCACTTGGTGGACCGGGGACCCATCGCGGCCCCCTACGAGCCGGGTCAGTTCTACCGCCGCGAGTTGCCGCACCTGCTGCGGGTGCTCGCCGACGTGCAGGAGCCGCTGGAGGCCATCGTCGTTGATGGCTACGTGTGGCTCGGGGAGGGCGTGCCCGGCCTGGGCGCGCACCTGTACGAGGCGCTCTGCCGCTCGGTGCCCGTCATCGGCGTGGCCAAGACGCCCTACGTCACCACCGGTTCGGCCCTGCCCATCGTGCGGGGGCAGAGCCTGCGTCCCCTGCTCATCACCGCCATCGGAATGGAGACCGCGACCGCCGCGGAGCACATCCGGCGGATGCATGGATCATCGCGCCTGCCGACGATGTTGAAGTTCGTGGACCGGCTGTGCCGTGAGTCCTGA
- a CDS encoding DUF4185 domain-containing protein, whose amino-acid sequence MMRRAVVLQAVCLLGVAGTAGAVTPTNVTKVARVTGATPAGETLPNPNQTHTNYEVYGTDLGIVWDKGGGEVFVLFGDTFGAGWCGNGGCGGGWRSNVLARSADTTLSNGLSFTTMIQDRTRHAKEVLASRKVDNDEMTVIPTAGVSVGTRHYIHYMSVKHWGDPGQWTTNYSGIAYSDDNGQNWVKHPSARWVNNASFTNPFQMGAFVKNGGFVYLYATPNGRFGNVHLARVPEGALLDINAYRYWDGNGWSASQAAARPVVIGIAGELSVAYNAALGRFLMTYLNEHRQAVVMRDAGTPTGPWSGEKLLATGAAFPGVYNGFIHPWGNSASELYFITSQWTPYNTFLMRATLTADAEGNNLLSEPGFETQAATPTMAPWYLAGAGGIDRAMGNARSGQDNGFVRASSGWNALKQSVVVQPYTDYTLKGWLRSSSNTTRGYFGARAAGNGPILGESQYGSLPSWSERTVTFNSGANTVVEVYGGVWADSGDTWAQLDDVSLTRGANLVAQGGFEQQPSSTATSPWYVQGNGGVDRGLGFARTGANNGFVRNNTGWNALKQEVAVTPNTVYTLTGWVKTSSNQNDGYFGARVLNAGPILNEVHLTQPLGSYTLQSVTFNSGGNHSVEVYAGTWANTGDTWLQVDDVALVRN is encoded by the coding sequence ATGATGAGGCGCGCGGTGGTGTTGCAGGCGGTGTGTCTGCTGGGAGTCGCGGGGACGGCCGGAGCGGTGACGCCCACGAACGTGACGAAGGTGGCGCGGGTGACGGGCGCCACGCCAGCGGGTGAGACGCTTCCCAATCCGAACCAGACGCACACGAACTACGAGGTGTACGGCACGGACCTGGGCATCGTCTGGGACAAGGGCGGCGGCGAGGTGTTCGTCCTGTTCGGGGACACCTTTGGCGCGGGCTGGTGCGGCAACGGCGGGTGCGGCGGCGGCTGGCGCAGCAACGTGCTGGCGCGCTCGGCGGACACCACGCTGTCCAATGGCCTGTCCTTCACTACGATGATCCAGGACCGCACCCGCCACGCGAAGGAGGTGCTGGCGTCCCGGAAGGTGGACAACGACGAGATGACCGTCATCCCCACCGCGGGCGTCAGCGTGGGGACGCGCCACTACATCCACTACATGTCCGTGAAGCACTGGGGCGACCCGGGGCAGTGGACGACCAATTATTCGGGCATCGCGTACTCGGACGACAACGGACAGAACTGGGTGAAGCACCCGTCGGCGCGCTGGGTGAACAACGCGTCCTTCACGAATCCCTTCCAGATGGGCGCCTTCGTGAAGAACGGCGGCTTCGTCTACCTGTACGCCACGCCCAACGGGCGCTTCGGCAACGTGCACCTGGCGCGAGTGCCGGAGGGCGCGCTGCTGGACATCAACGCGTACCGGTACTGGGACGGCAACGGCTGGTCCGCGTCCCAGGCCGCGGCGCGGCCGGTGGTCATTGGCATCGCGGGGGAGTTGTCCGTCGCCTACAACGCCGCGCTGGGCCGCTTCCTGATGACGTATCTCAACGAGCACCGGCAGGCCGTGGTGATGCGCGATGCGGGCACGCCCACCGGCCCGTGGAGCGGGGAGAAGCTGCTGGCCACCGGTGCCGCCTTCCCCGGCGTCTACAACGGCTTCATCCACCCGTGGGGCAACAGCGCCAGCGAGCTGTACTTCATCACCTCGCAGTGGACGCCCTACAACACGTTCCTGATGCGCGCGACGCTCACGGCCGACGCGGAGGGCAACAACCTGCTGTCCGAGCCGGGCTTCGAGACGCAAGCCGCGACGCCGACGATGGCGCCCTGGTACCTGGCGGGCGCGGGCGGCATCGACCGGGCGATGGGCAACGCGCGCTCCGGCCAGGACAACGGCTTCGTGCGCGCGTCCAGCGGCTGGAACGCGCTCAAGCAGAGCGTCGTGGTGCAGCCGTACACGGACTACACCCTCAAGGGCTGGCTGCGCTCCTCGTCCAACACCACCCGGGGCTACTTCGGCGCGCGCGCCGCGGGCAATGGCCCCATCCTGGGGGAGTCGCAGTACGGCTCGCTGCCGTCCTGGTCGGAGCGCACCGTCACGTTCAACTCCGGCGCGAACACCGTCGTGGAGGTGTACGGCGGCGTGTGGGCGGACTCGGGCGACACGTGGGCGCAGCTGGACGACGTGAGCCTCACGCGGGGCGCGAACCTGGTGGCACAGGGCGGCTTCGAACAGCAGCCGTCCTCCACCGCCACCTCGCCCTGGTACGTGCAGGGCAACGGCGGCGTCGACCGGGGACTGGGCTTCGCGCGCACCGGCGCCAACAACGGCTTCGTGCGCAACAACACCGGCTGGAACGCGCTCAAGCAGGAGGTCGCGGTGACACCCAACACCGTCTACACGCTGACGGGTTGGGTGAAGACGTCCTCCAACCAGAACGACGGCTACTTCGGCGCGCGCGTGCTCAACGCCGGCCCCATCCTCAACGAGGTGCACCTGACGCAGCCGCTGGGCAGCTACACGCTCCAGTCCGTCACCTTCAACTCAGGAGGCAACCACAGCGTGGAGGTGTACGCCGGAACCTGGGCGAACACGGGCGACACCTGGTTGCAGGTGGATGACGTGGCGCTGGTCCGAAACTGA
- a CDS encoding PKD domain-containing protein → MPKSKQLASCLALALATVSPVALADSAIYGGGPFYSGGTAVMNDLRGSGFTTVILWSFHIEDNGDLVYNDIPVVRNGAYIGDPAWPTRLATLKTAPTSVNRIEVSIGAWSVPDFERMARLVNGTAAGCGSTLVCGTGTNSILYRNFQALKAATGADAVNFDDESAYDLAPTTQFGQMLIGQGFKITFAPYTQQTFWRNLRNNLGSAVDGIYLQVYDGGAGNNPASWNTAMGMTVDPGLWSRHGTNCASGDSPASVQTRMSNWKSTAGINGGFMWLYDDIQKCAAQGTSAQYAAAINTAVSGNTPPVANFGVTVSGLTATFSDASSDSDGTITARSWSFGDGSGSTATNPSRVYASAGNYTVSLTVTDNGGASHTRTQTVSVGAGYANLALNKPATGSTACNSSETPARAVNGSVSGGTTDKFCSLVSGAWMQVDLGSVQTVSSFTVQHAGAGGEASTWNTRAFTLQTSTNGTAWSTPVTVTNNTANTSTHAISATSARYIKLNITTPSQNGDPATRIYELEVR, encoded by the coding sequence ATGCCGAAGTCGAAGCAACTCGCGTCCTGCCTTGCCCTCGCGCTGGCCACGGTCTCGCCGGTGGCCCTTGCCGATTCGGCGATCTACGGCGGCGGTCCGTTCTATTCCGGCGGCACCGCGGTGATGAACGACCTTCGCGGCTCGGGCTTCACCACCGTGATCCTCTGGAGCTTCCACATCGAGGACAACGGCGACCTCGTCTACAACGACATCCCCGTGGTCCGGAACGGCGCCTATATCGGCGATCCGGCCTGGCCCACGCGGCTGGCCACGCTCAAGACGGCGCCGACCTCGGTCAATCGCATCGAGGTGTCCATTGGCGCCTGGAGCGTCCCGGACTTCGAGCGCATGGCCCGGCTGGTCAACGGCACCGCCGCCGGCTGCGGCAGCACGCTCGTCTGCGGCACCGGCACCAACAGCATCCTGTACCGCAACTTCCAGGCGCTGAAGGCCGCCACCGGCGCCGACGCGGTCAACTTCGACGACGAGAGCGCCTACGACCTCGCTCCGACCACGCAGTTCGGACAGATGCTCATCGGCCAGGGCTTCAAGATCACCTTCGCGCCCTACACCCAGCAGACCTTCTGGCGGAACCTCAGGAACAACCTCGGCTCCGCGGTCGACGGCATCTACCTCCAGGTCTACGACGGCGGCGCCGGCAACAACCCCGCGAGCTGGAACACCGCGATGGGCATGACCGTCGACCCGGGCCTGTGGTCGCGCCACGGCACCAACTGCGCCAGCGGCGACAGCCCGGCTTCGGTGCAGACCCGGATGAGCAACTGGAAGAGCACCGCCGGCATCAACGGCGGCTTCATGTGGCTGTACGACGACATCCAGAAGTGCGCGGCGCAGGGCACGAGCGCGCAGTACGCGGCGGCCATCAACACGGCGGTCAGCGGCAACACCCCGCCGGTGGCCAACTTCGGCGTCACCGTGAGCGGACTCACCGCGACCTTCAGTGACGCCTCCAGCGACAGCGACGGCACCATCACCGCGCGCAGCTGGAGCTTCGGCGACGGCAGCGGCTCGACCGCGACGAATCCCAGCCGTGTCTATGCCAGCGCCGGCAACTACACCGTCAGCCTGACCGTGACGGACAACGGCGGCGCCAGCCACACCCGGACGCAGACCGTCTCGGTCGGCGCGGGCTACGCCAACCTGGCGCTCAACAAGCCGGCGACCGGCTCCACCGCCTGCAACAGCAGCGAAACGCCGGCCCGGGCGGTCAACGGGAGCGTCTCCGGTGGCACCACCGACAAGTTCTGCTCACTGGTGTCGGGCGCCTGGATGCAGGTGGATCTCGGCTCGGTGCAGACGGTCAGCAGCTTCACGGTCCAGCATGCCGGCGCGGGCGGCGAAGCGAGCACCTGGAACACCCGGGCCTTCACCCTCCAGACCTCCACCAACGGCACGGCCTGGAGCACCCCGGTGACGGTGACCAACAACACCGCCAACACCTCCACCCACGCCATCAGCGCCACCTCCGCGCGCTACATCAAGCTCAACATCACCACCCCGTCCCAGAACGGTGACCCGGCGACGCGCATCTACGAGCTCGAGGTTCGCTGA
- a CDS encoding glycoside hydrolase family 43 protein, with translation MKNPPLWSAVVLAALAAGCGEERPEGPEVATSSQALACSTRITYGDRWIHPGHPEQFDIASGLVTWDGSCVNEGTNSYAVLSNGWKPYFTGNNACVMALDTTDCGSATACATRVTYGSAWLHPAGHPAQYDDVGGRVWWDRGCTNASPNSYTVLSNDWAPYFSGSNACGISLRYTGCGGLYQNPVVPVDCADPGVIHDGTQYVAACTSGGAANAFPLRTSKDLVTWTAAGNIFPSSRRPTWATGDYWAPEIHKVGSRYIAYFTARHQDGKLSIGAATATSALGPFTDLGRPLVHDAGMGMIDATFFYDTAGVPYLVWKADGNAVGQPTPIYGQTLSADGLSLTGTRRTLMSNTLGWEAHVVEAPWVVARGGYYYLFYSGNSYANSTYAVGVARATSPLGPYTKLGNPILKTGGGWVGPGHNSVVTGPGGETVMVYHAWNSAHTARVMLVDAITWPNGWPAVPEAPSSGSRPMP, from the coding sequence ATGAAGAACCCCCCGTTGTGGTCCGCCGTCGTCCTCGCCGCGCTCGCGGCGGGGTGTGGTGAGGAGCGTCCCGAAGGCCCCGAGGTGGCCACGTCCAGCCAGGCGCTCGCGTGCTCCACGCGCATCACCTACGGCGACCGGTGGATCCACCCCGGGCACCCGGAGCAGTTCGACATCGCGAGCGGGCTGGTGACGTGGGACGGCAGCTGCGTCAACGAAGGCACCAACTCCTACGCGGTGTTGTCGAACGGCTGGAAGCCGTACTTCACCGGCAACAACGCCTGTGTGATGGCGCTCGACACGACGGACTGTGGTAGCGCGACGGCCTGCGCGACGCGCGTCACCTACGGTTCGGCGTGGCTGCATCCCGCGGGGCACCCGGCCCAGTACGACGACGTGGGCGGCCGCGTGTGGTGGGACCGGGGCTGCACCAATGCGTCCCCCAATTCGTACACGGTGCTGTCGAACGACTGGGCGCCGTACTTCAGCGGCAGCAACGCGTGCGGCATCTCGCTGCGCTACACGGGCTGTGGCGGGCTCTACCAGAACCCCGTGGTGCCCGTGGACTGCGCGGACCCGGGCGTCATCCACGACGGCACGCAGTACGTCGCGGCCTGCACGTCCGGGGGCGCGGCCAACGCGTTCCCGCTGCGCACGTCCAAGGACCTGGTCACCTGGACGGCCGCCGGCAACATCTTCCCCTCCTCGCGCCGGCCGACGTGGGCCACGGGTGACTACTGGGCGCCGGAGATCCACAAGGTGGGCAGCCGGTACATCGCGTACTTCACCGCGCGCCATCAGGACGGGAAGCTGTCCATCGGCGCCGCGACGGCCACCAGCGCGCTGGGGCCCTTCACGGACCTGGGCCGTCCCCTGGTGCATGACGCGGGCATGGGGATGATTGACGCCACGTTCTTCTACGACACCGCGGGCGTGCCGTACCTGGTGTGGAAGGCGGACGGGAACGCGGTGGGGCAGCCCACGCCCATCTATGGCCAGACGCTGTCCGCGGATGGGCTGTCGCTCACCGGCACGCGCCGCACGCTGATGAGCAACACGCTCGGCTGGGAGGCCCACGTCGTCGAGGCGCCGTGGGTCGTCGCGCGGGGCGGCTACTACTACCTCTTCTACAGCGGCAACTCGTACGCCAACAGCACCTACGCCGTGGGCGTGGCCCGGGCCACGAGTCCGCTGGGGCCCTACACGAAGCTGGGCAACCCCATCCTCAAGACGGGCGGCGGCTGGGTGGGGCCCGGCCACAACTCGGTGGTCACCGGACCCGGCGGAGAGACGGTCATGGTCTACCACGCGTGGAACAGCGCTCACACGGCCCGGGTGATGCTCGTGGACGCCATCACCTGGCCCAACGGCTGGCCCGCGGTTCCGGAAGCGCCGTCCTCCGGTTCGCGTCCGATGCCGTAG
- a CDS encoding TetR/AcrR family transcriptional regulator, translated as MKDREKVAAEDAEGPDTRARILAAAAELIASGGPDAATTRAVAAAAGVQAPTLYRLFGDKRGLLSAVVEHELTSYVAKKAARKPHPDPLQDLRMGWDMHVAFGLSHPGLFALMCSDLEPAPQSSVVSTGNDVLRRRIRNIALAGRLRVSEERALGLVSSMCNGAVLTLLRQPEGQRDLGLSEAARETVMAAITSEAAPPANTEVRSAATTLRASLDRLTVLTPGESALLSELLARITDAG; from the coding sequence ATGAAGGACCGCGAGAAGGTCGCCGCAGAAGACGCCGAGGGCCCCGATACGCGTGCGCGCATCCTGGCGGCCGCCGCGGAGCTCATCGCCTCTGGAGGGCCCGACGCGGCGACCACACGTGCCGTGGCCGCCGCGGCCGGTGTGCAGGCGCCGACCCTCTACCGGCTCTTCGGGGACAAGCGTGGCCTCCTGTCGGCCGTCGTCGAGCACGAGCTGACGAGCTACGTGGCGAAGAAGGCCGCGCGCAAGCCACACCCGGATCCGCTTCAGGACCTGCGGATGGGCTGGGACATGCACGTCGCGTTCGGGCTCAGCCATCCAGGACTGTTCGCGCTCATGTGCAGCGACCTGGAGCCGGCCCCACAGTCCTCCGTGGTCAGCACCGGCAACGACGTCCTGCGGCGCCGCATCCGGAACATCGCGCTCGCGGGCCGGCTACGGGTCAGTGAGGAGCGGGCGCTCGGCCTCGTGTCGTCGATGTGCAACGGCGCGGTGCTCACGCTCCTGCGCCAGCCCGAAGGGCAACGCGACCTCGGACTGTCCGAAGCCGCGCGAGAGACGGTCATGGCCGCGATCACCAGCGAGGCCGCCCCTCCGGCGAACACGGAGGTCCGTTCAGCGGCCACCACGCTGCGCGCCTCCCTGGACCGGCTCACCGTCCTGACCCCGGGCGAAAGCGCGCTGCTGAGCGAGCTGCTCGCGCGCATCACGGACGCCGGGTGA
- a CDS encoding SDR family oxidoreductase, with amino-acid sequence MIVVTGATGQLGRLIVEKLIARVPVDRVAVSVRDVQKAQDLAARGVRVRRGDFAQPASLAQAFEGATQVLMVSSNAAAHGGDPLAQHRSAIDAARSAGVRRIVYTSHMGASRTSAFPPMLDHAATEQMLAGSGLAWTSLRNGFYASSAAFLLERALPSGVFEAPADGKVSWTTHADLAEAAAVVLTNEGRFDGPTPPLTASQALDFGELCDVASGILGRPLRRSTVSEDEMRAKLVAGGMPAPVVGISLGLYRASRDGEFAAVDPTLRQLLGREPTSMRELLAGKLTLRARG; translated from the coding sequence ATGATCGTCGTGACCGGAGCAACCGGGCAGCTTGGCCGCCTCATCGTGGAGAAGCTCATTGCCCGCGTCCCCGTGGACCGGGTGGCTGTCAGCGTCCGAGACGTCCAGAAGGCCCAGGACCTGGCGGCGCGCGGCGTCCGGGTGCGGAGGGGAGACTTCGCGCAGCCGGCGAGCCTCGCGCAGGCCTTCGAGGGCGCGACCCAGGTGCTGATGGTCTCGTCGAACGCGGCCGCGCATGGGGGCGATCCTTTGGCCCAGCATCGCTCCGCCATCGACGCCGCGCGGTCCGCTGGAGTACGGCGCATCGTCTACACGAGCCACATGGGCGCGAGCCGTACGTCGGCGTTTCCTCCGATGCTCGACCACGCGGCGACGGAGCAGATGCTGGCCGGGTCCGGTCTGGCGTGGACCTCGCTTCGCAATGGCTTCTATGCCTCGAGCGCGGCGTTCCTGCTGGAGCGGGCCCTGCCATCGGGCGTCTTCGAGGCGCCCGCGGACGGGAAGGTCTCCTGGACCACGCACGCGGACCTCGCGGAGGCGGCGGCGGTGGTCCTGACGAACGAGGGTCGCTTCGACGGGCCGACGCCGCCGCTCACGGCGTCTCAGGCGCTGGACTTCGGTGAGCTGTGCGACGTCGCGTCGGGCATCCTCGGACGCCCCCTCCGTCGAAGCACCGTGTCGGAAGACGAGATGCGCGCGAAGCTCGTGGCGGGCGGCATGCCCGCGCCCGTGGTCGGCATCTCGCTCGGCCTCTACCGCGCGAGCCGCGACGGTGAGTTCGCGGCCGTGGACCCCACGCTGCGGCAGCTGCTCGGGCGCGAGCCGACGAGCATGCGTGAGCTGCTCGCCGGGAAGCTGACGCTCAGGGCGCGGGGATGA
- a CDS encoding iron-containing redox enzyme family protein has translation MQTQTEHQAGANWLAALDAEARALVAAVDAQPDARRMLEGTLDAEGYIHYLVQTYHYARWSTALLGEAGHRLRRLGRHPELAELLVQKGEEERGHDLWLLSDLKNLGWSQEQVEAAAKSPAVDAYTGWNFFTSRAGVPTAVLGTAYVLEYLSQTRAGRWAERMQAAAAIPNIHKSVTFLRSHGALDGDHVAEMVRILGKLTDPEDQEAILFSARVARSVYPRIFREGGASSRPLAA, from the coding sequence GTGCAAACACAAACGGAACATCAGGCGGGAGCGAACTGGCTGGCGGCGCTGGACGCGGAGGCTCGTGCGCTGGTGGCGGCGGTGGATGCGCAGCCCGACGCCCGCCGCATGCTGGAGGGCACCCTCGACGCGGAGGGTTACATCCACTACCTCGTCCAGACGTACCACTACGCCCGCTGGAGCACGGCGCTGCTCGGCGAGGCGGGCCATCGGCTGCGGCGGCTGGGGCGGCATCCGGAGCTGGCGGAGCTCCTGGTCCAGAAGGGGGAGGAGGAGCGGGGGCACGACCTGTGGTTGCTGTCCGACCTGAAGAACCTGGGATGGTCGCAGGAGCAGGTGGAGGCGGCGGCGAAGAGCCCGGCGGTGGATGCCTATACGGGGTGGAACTTCTTCACCTCGCGCGCGGGCGTACCGACGGCGGTGCTGGGGACCGCGTACGTGCTGGAGTACCTGTCGCAGACGCGGGCGGGCCGGTGGGCGGAGCGGATGCAGGCGGCGGCCGCCATTCCCAACATCCACAAGTCGGTGACGTTCCTGCGCAGCCATGGGGCCCTGGACGGAGACCACGTGGCGGAGATGGTGAGGATCCTGGGGAAGCTGACGGACCCCGAGGACCAGGAGGCCATCCTCTTCTCGGCGCGGGTCGCCCGGAGCGTCTACCCGCGCATCTTCCGTGAGGGTGGCGCCTCCAGCCGTCCCCTCGCGGCATAG
- a CDS encoding GNAT family N-acyltransferase: MRRKHWHWRVATTQRELDDAARIRWAVFGGELGLLSDQSALSRRELTCVDTLDTTVHVLVHDGTESVATMRIALPNAEVAANLGGTVGLEMEQRLDLSALLRPGMMFAEPSRFCVLPEWRRSEAVTWLQAGMYAESRRRGVTHWIASANLETDSPEDALLSWQVVASRGWRSPCFRVAVPDPREAAAHARTLFYTPEERARAKQGLLDGLRVPRSPSLFARTMGARFIAEPLYDAYFQWFTLPLIIALDEIPADSLARFHALENSLSSAA; the protein is encoded by the coding sequence ATGAGGCGCAAGCATTGGCATTGGCGTGTCGCCACCACCCAACGGGAGTTGGATGACGCGGCGCGCATCCGCTGGGCTGTCTTTGGCGGCGAACTGGGATTGCTGTCCGATCAATCGGCGCTCTCACGGCGGGAGTTGACCTGCGTCGACACGCTCGACACCACCGTGCACGTGCTCGTCCATGACGGCACCGAGTCGGTAGCGACGATGCGGATTGCCTTGCCTAACGCGGAGGTGGCGGCGAACCTGGGCGGGACGGTGGGGCTCGAGATGGAGCAGCGACTGGACCTTTCGGCCTTGCTCCGGCCGGGAATGATGTTCGCCGAGCCCTCGCGCTTCTGCGTGCTGCCGGAGTGGCGGCGCTCGGAGGCCGTGACCTGGCTGCAGGCGGGCATGTACGCGGAGAGCCGGCGGCGCGGGGTAACCCATTGGATTGCTTCCGCGAACCTGGAGACGGATTCGCCCGAGGACGCGCTGCTGTCGTGGCAGGTGGTGGCGAGCCGGGGATGGCGGAGTCCTTGCTTCCGGGTGGCCGTGCCTGATCCACGGGAAGCCGCGGCGCACGCCCGGACCCTCTTCTACACACCGGAGGAGCGGGCGCGAGCGAAGCAGGGGCTGTTGGACGGACTGCGGGTTCCCAGGTCGCCCTCGCTCTTTGCCAGGACGATGGGGGCGCGCTTCATCGCAGAGCCGCTCTACGACGCGTATTTCCAGTGGTTCACGCTGCCGCTGATCATTGCGCTCGATGAGATCCCGGCGGACTCCCTGGCGCGCTTCCATGCGCTGGAGAACAGCCTGAGCTCCGCCGCGTAG